From a region of the Narcine bancroftii isolate sNarBan1 chromosome 5, sNarBan1.hap1, whole genome shotgun sequence genome:
- the LOC138764533 gene encoding E3 SUMO-protein ligase PIAS3-like isoform X1 yields the protein MADGAELKHMVMTFRVSELQVLLGFSGRNKSGRKHELLTKVLHMLRNGCSAAVQMKIKELYRRRFPRKGHSVMEIPLLSVQTPTGLPSSSAALGLSSPPQLHYSASAASALLSPLLSPLGMLSPKHEIDLQHLSPPVHPDVKMRRLPFYDVYDELTKPTTLASNTGQRFEEAVVTFALTPQQVQQICSSRDLLLGAKGDHTVQVQLRFCLCETSCPQEDYFPPNLFVKVNGKLCPLPGYLPPTKNGVEPKRPSRPINITSLVKLTATIPNVIMVNWSSEYGRNYSVSVYLVKQLTSATLLQRLRAKGIRNPDHSRALIKEKLTADPDSEIATTSLRVSLTCPLGKTRLLVPCRALTCTHLQCFDAVLYLQMNEKKATWVCPVCDKKAPYDSLIIDGLFMEILNLCTHCDEILFKEDGSWNPMQPKRVKQEPLWSSYSDSEANTVSKESFSQGKYCSQLSSNTEVIDLTLDSSSDEEEPPVKRQCHVVTPTHQASANKQFLNLHQLPPVQQSPVSSTVSADYLSSLSIPEYHLSYHMPLLPSDFQGLDLFSFLQGDSQNQRSVISSSSEDPDSVYPSLSHFFPFTSSAQFLEPVVSPARTVQRTSSIITGGVPKETHPAPCSGPLASGATPSNALDIISLD from the exons ATGGCGGATGGCGCAGAGCTGAAG cacatggtgatgaCCTTTAGAGTTTCGGAATTACAAGTGCTCCTGGGTTTCTCCGGCCGGAACAAGAGTGGCCGGAAGCACGAGCTCCTGACCAAAGTGCTGCACATGCTGAGAAACGGCTGCAGTGCAGCGGTGCAGATGAAAATCAAGGAGCTGTACAGGCGGCGCTTCCCCCGCAAGGGCCATTCCGTCATGGAGATACCCCTGCTCTCCGTCCAGACTCCCACGGGCCTACCTTCCTCCAGTGCAGCTCTGGGTCTAAGCAGCCCTCCGCAGCTTCACTACAGTGCCTCTGCCGCTTCGGCCCTCCTGTCGCCGCTGCTCTCTCCCCTGGGCATGCTCTCACCCAAGCACGAAATCGACCTGCAGCACCTCTCGCCGCCCGTGCACCCTGATGTCAAGATGAGGAGGCTACCTTTCTATGACGTCTACGATGAGTTGACCAAACCGACCACGTTGG CCTCGAACACTGGGCAGCGGTTTGAAGAGGCTGTCGTTACTTTTGCCTTAACTCCACAACAGGTTCAGCAGATCTGTTCATCCAG AGACCTGTTACTTGGGGCCAAAGGTGATCACACAGTTCAAGTACAGCTGAG GTTTTGTTTATGTGAGACCAGCTGCCCACAGGAAGATTATTTCCCTCCTAATTTGTTTGTGAAGGTCAACGGGAAGCTCTGTCCTTTACCG ggCTATCTCCCTCCCACTAAAAATGGAGTGGAACCAAAGCGACCCAGTCGGCCAATCAACATCACCTCTCTCGTTAAGCTTACGGCAACCATCCCCAACGTGATCATGGTGAACTGGTCCTCCGAGTATGGCAGG AATTACTCTGTGTCTGTGTATCTGGTCAAGCAGCTGACCTCAGCCacgctcttgcaaaggctgagaGCCAAGGGCATTCGGAACCCAGACCACTCGCGGGCACTGA TCAAAGAGAAGCTGACTGCCGATCCCGACAGCGAGATTGCCACAACGAGTCTACGCGTGTCACTTACCTGCCCT CTGGGAAAGACGAGGCTCCTCGTGCCCTGCCGTGCGCTGACTTGCACTCACCTGCAGTGTTTCGACGCTGTGCTCTACCTGCAGATGAACGAGAAGAAGGCCACCTGGGTTTGTCCTGTCTGTGACAAGAAAGCGCCTTACGACAGCCTCATTATTGACGG GCTCTTCATGGAAATCCTCAACTTATGCACACATTGTGACGAGATCCTGTTCAAGGAAGATGGCTCCTGGAATCCGATGCAGCCAAAGAGAGTTAAACAGGAACCCTTGTGGTCATCTTACAGTGACTCTGAGG CAAACACCGTGTCAAAGGAGTCTTTCTCCCAAGGGAAATACTGCTCCCAGCTTAGTTCCAACACCGAGGTGATTGATCTAACATTGGACAGCTCATCCGATGAAGAGGAACCTCCAGTGAAGAGACAGTGCCACGTCGTGACCCCCACGCACCAAGCCTCGGCCAACAAGCA ATTCTTGAATCTTCACCAGCTGCCTCCAGTGCAACAGAGTCCTGTCTCTTCCACCGTTTCTGCCGATTACCTGTCCTCGCTCTCCATCCCAGAATACCACCTGTCCTACCACATGCCTCTGCTGCCTTCGGACTTTCAAG GTTTGGATCTGTTTTCCTTCCTCCAAGGGGACAGCCAG AACCAGCGGTCGGTCATCAGCAGCTCGTCGGAGGACCCAGATTCTGTTTACCCCTCGCTCAGTCACTTCTTCCCCTTCACCTCCTCAGCCCAATTCTTGGAACCGGTCGTCAGCCCAGCTCGCACCGTGCAACGGACAAGCAGCATCATCACGGGTGGCGTGCCCAAGGAAACTCACCCGGCTCCTTGCAGTGGCCCTTTAGCCAGTGGAGCCACACCCAGTAATGCCCTGGACATCATATCTTTAGACTAA
- the LOC138764533 gene encoding E3 SUMO-protein ligase PIAS3-like isoform X2, translating to MVMTFRVSELQVLLGFSGRNKSGRKHELLTKVLHMLRNGCSAAVQMKIKELYRRRFPRKGHSVMEIPLLSVQTPTGLPSSSAALGLSSPPQLHYSASAASALLSPLLSPLGMLSPKHEIDLQHLSPPVHPDVKMRRLPFYDVYDELTKPTTLASNTGQRFEEAVVTFALTPQQVQQICSSRDLLLGAKGDHTVQVQLRFCLCETSCPQEDYFPPNLFVKVNGKLCPLPGYLPPTKNGVEPKRPSRPINITSLVKLTATIPNVIMVNWSSEYGRNYSVSVYLVKQLTSATLLQRLRAKGIRNPDHSRALIKEKLTADPDSEIATTSLRVSLTCPLGKTRLLVPCRALTCTHLQCFDAVLYLQMNEKKATWVCPVCDKKAPYDSLIIDGLFMEILNLCTHCDEILFKEDGSWNPMQPKRVKQEPLWSSYSDSEANTVSKESFSQGKYCSQLSSNTEVIDLTLDSSSDEEEPPVKRQCHVVTPTHQASANKQFLNLHQLPPVQQSPVSSTVSADYLSSLSIPEYHLSYHMPLLPSDFQGLDLFSFLQGDSQNQRSVISSSSEDPDSVYPSLSHFFPFTSSAQFLEPVVSPARTVQRTSSIITGGVPKETHPAPCSGPLASGATPSNALDIISLD from the exons atggtgatgaCCTTTAGAGTTTCGGAATTACAAGTGCTCCTGGGTTTCTCCGGCCGGAACAAGAGTGGCCGGAAGCACGAGCTCCTGACCAAAGTGCTGCACATGCTGAGAAACGGCTGCAGTGCAGCGGTGCAGATGAAAATCAAGGAGCTGTACAGGCGGCGCTTCCCCCGCAAGGGCCATTCCGTCATGGAGATACCCCTGCTCTCCGTCCAGACTCCCACGGGCCTACCTTCCTCCAGTGCAGCTCTGGGTCTAAGCAGCCCTCCGCAGCTTCACTACAGTGCCTCTGCCGCTTCGGCCCTCCTGTCGCCGCTGCTCTCTCCCCTGGGCATGCTCTCACCCAAGCACGAAATCGACCTGCAGCACCTCTCGCCGCCCGTGCACCCTGATGTCAAGATGAGGAGGCTACCTTTCTATGACGTCTACGATGAGTTGACCAAACCGACCACGTTGG CCTCGAACACTGGGCAGCGGTTTGAAGAGGCTGTCGTTACTTTTGCCTTAACTCCACAACAGGTTCAGCAGATCTGTTCATCCAG AGACCTGTTACTTGGGGCCAAAGGTGATCACACAGTTCAAGTACAGCTGAG GTTTTGTTTATGTGAGACCAGCTGCCCACAGGAAGATTATTTCCCTCCTAATTTGTTTGTGAAGGTCAACGGGAAGCTCTGTCCTTTACCG ggCTATCTCCCTCCCACTAAAAATGGAGTGGAACCAAAGCGACCCAGTCGGCCAATCAACATCACCTCTCTCGTTAAGCTTACGGCAACCATCCCCAACGTGATCATGGTGAACTGGTCCTCCGAGTATGGCAGG AATTACTCTGTGTCTGTGTATCTGGTCAAGCAGCTGACCTCAGCCacgctcttgcaaaggctgagaGCCAAGGGCATTCGGAACCCAGACCACTCGCGGGCACTGA TCAAAGAGAAGCTGACTGCCGATCCCGACAGCGAGATTGCCACAACGAGTCTACGCGTGTCACTTACCTGCCCT CTGGGAAAGACGAGGCTCCTCGTGCCCTGCCGTGCGCTGACTTGCACTCACCTGCAGTGTTTCGACGCTGTGCTCTACCTGCAGATGAACGAGAAGAAGGCCACCTGGGTTTGTCCTGTCTGTGACAAGAAAGCGCCTTACGACAGCCTCATTATTGACGG GCTCTTCATGGAAATCCTCAACTTATGCACACATTGTGACGAGATCCTGTTCAAGGAAGATGGCTCCTGGAATCCGATGCAGCCAAAGAGAGTTAAACAGGAACCCTTGTGGTCATCTTACAGTGACTCTGAGG CAAACACCGTGTCAAAGGAGTCTTTCTCCCAAGGGAAATACTGCTCCCAGCTTAGTTCCAACACCGAGGTGATTGATCTAACATTGGACAGCTCATCCGATGAAGAGGAACCTCCAGTGAAGAGACAGTGCCACGTCGTGACCCCCACGCACCAAGCCTCGGCCAACAAGCA ATTCTTGAATCTTCACCAGCTGCCTCCAGTGCAACAGAGTCCTGTCTCTTCCACCGTTTCTGCCGATTACCTGTCCTCGCTCTCCATCCCAGAATACCACCTGTCCTACCACATGCCTCTGCTGCCTTCGGACTTTCAAG GTTTGGATCTGTTTTCCTTCCTCCAAGGGGACAGCCAG AACCAGCGGTCGGTCATCAGCAGCTCGTCGGAGGACCCAGATTCTGTTTACCCCTCGCTCAGTCACTTCTTCCCCTTCACCTCCTCAGCCCAATTCTTGGAACCGGTCGTCAGCCCAGCTCGCACCGTGCAACGGACAAGCAGCATCATCACGGGTGGCGTGCCCAAGGAAACTCACCCGGCTCCTTGCAGTGGCCCTTTAGCCAGTGGAGCCACACCCAGTAATGCCCTGGACATCATATCTTTAGACTAA
- the LOC138764533 gene encoding E3 SUMO-protein ligase PIAS3-like isoform X3, translating into MADGAELKHMVMTFRVSELQVLLGFSGRNKSGRKHELLTKVLHMLRNGCSAAVQMKIKELYRRRFPRKGHSVMEIPLLSVQTPTGLPSSSAALGLSSPPQLHYSASAASALLSPLLSPLGMLSPKHEIDLQHLSPPVHPDVKMRRLPFYDVYDELTKPTTLASNTGQRFEEAVVTFALTPQQVQQICSSRDLLLGAKGDHTVQVQLRFCLCETSCPQEDYFPPNLFVKVNGKLCPLPGYLPPTKNGVEPKRPSRPINITSLVKLTATIPNVIMVNWSSEYGRNYSVSVYLVKQLTSATLLQRLRAKGIRNPDHSRALIKEKLTADPDSEIATTSLRVSLTCPLGKTRLLVPCRALTCTHLQCFDAVLYLQMNEKKATWVCPVCDKKAPYDSLIIDGLFMEILNLCTHCDEILFKEDGSWNPMQPKRVKQEPLWSSYSDSEANTVSKESFSQGKYCSQLSSNTEVIDLTLDSSSDEEEPPVKRQCHVVTPTHQASANKQFGSVFLPPRGQPEPAVGHQQLVGGPRFCLPLAQSLLPLHLLSPILGTGRQPSSHRATDKQHHHGWRAQGNSPGSLQWPFSQWSHTQ; encoded by the exons ATGGCGGATGGCGCAGAGCTGAAG cacatggtgatgaCCTTTAGAGTTTCGGAATTACAAGTGCTCCTGGGTTTCTCCGGCCGGAACAAGAGTGGCCGGAAGCACGAGCTCCTGACCAAAGTGCTGCACATGCTGAGAAACGGCTGCAGTGCAGCGGTGCAGATGAAAATCAAGGAGCTGTACAGGCGGCGCTTCCCCCGCAAGGGCCATTCCGTCATGGAGATACCCCTGCTCTCCGTCCAGACTCCCACGGGCCTACCTTCCTCCAGTGCAGCTCTGGGTCTAAGCAGCCCTCCGCAGCTTCACTACAGTGCCTCTGCCGCTTCGGCCCTCCTGTCGCCGCTGCTCTCTCCCCTGGGCATGCTCTCACCCAAGCACGAAATCGACCTGCAGCACCTCTCGCCGCCCGTGCACCCTGATGTCAAGATGAGGAGGCTACCTTTCTATGACGTCTACGATGAGTTGACCAAACCGACCACGTTGG CCTCGAACACTGGGCAGCGGTTTGAAGAGGCTGTCGTTACTTTTGCCTTAACTCCACAACAGGTTCAGCAGATCTGTTCATCCAG AGACCTGTTACTTGGGGCCAAAGGTGATCACACAGTTCAAGTACAGCTGAG GTTTTGTTTATGTGAGACCAGCTGCCCACAGGAAGATTATTTCCCTCCTAATTTGTTTGTGAAGGTCAACGGGAAGCTCTGTCCTTTACCG ggCTATCTCCCTCCCACTAAAAATGGAGTGGAACCAAAGCGACCCAGTCGGCCAATCAACATCACCTCTCTCGTTAAGCTTACGGCAACCATCCCCAACGTGATCATGGTGAACTGGTCCTCCGAGTATGGCAGG AATTACTCTGTGTCTGTGTATCTGGTCAAGCAGCTGACCTCAGCCacgctcttgcaaaggctgagaGCCAAGGGCATTCGGAACCCAGACCACTCGCGGGCACTGA TCAAAGAGAAGCTGACTGCCGATCCCGACAGCGAGATTGCCACAACGAGTCTACGCGTGTCACTTACCTGCCCT CTGGGAAAGACGAGGCTCCTCGTGCCCTGCCGTGCGCTGACTTGCACTCACCTGCAGTGTTTCGACGCTGTGCTCTACCTGCAGATGAACGAGAAGAAGGCCACCTGGGTTTGTCCTGTCTGTGACAAGAAAGCGCCTTACGACAGCCTCATTATTGACGG GCTCTTCATGGAAATCCTCAACTTATGCACACATTGTGACGAGATCCTGTTCAAGGAAGATGGCTCCTGGAATCCGATGCAGCCAAAGAGAGTTAAACAGGAACCCTTGTGGTCATCTTACAGTGACTCTGAGG CAAACACCGTGTCAAAGGAGTCTTTCTCCCAAGGGAAATACTGCTCCCAGCTTAGTTCCAACACCGAGGTGATTGATCTAACATTGGACAGCTCATCCGATGAAGAGGAACCTCCAGTGAAGAGACAGTGCCACGTCGTGACCCCCACGCACCAAGCCTCGGCCAACAAGCA GTTTGGATCTGTTTTCCTTCCTCCAAGGGGACAGCCAG AACCAGCGGTCGGTCATCAGCAGCTCGTCGGAGGACCCAGATTCTGTTTACCCCTCGCTCAGTCACTTCTTCCCCTTCACCTCCTCAGCCCAATTCTTGGAACCGGTCGTCAGCCCAGCTCGCACCGTGCAACGGACAAGCAGCATCATCACGGGTGGCGTGCCCAAGGAAACTCACCCGGCTCCTTGCAGTGGCCCTTTAGCCAGTGGAGCCACACCCAGTAA
- the LOC138764533 gene encoding E3 SUMO-protein ligase PIAS3-like isoform X4: MADGAELKHMVMTFRVSELQVLLGFSGRNKSGRKHELLTKVLHMLRNGCSAAVQMKIKELYRRRFPRKGHSVMEIPLLSVQTPTGLPSSSAALGLSSPPQLHYSASAASALLSPLLSPLGMLSPKHEIDLQHLSPPVHPDVKMRRLPFYDVYDELTKPTTLASNTGQRFEEAVVTFALTPQQVQQICSSRDLLLGAKGDHTVQVQLRFCLCETSCPQEDYFPPNLFVKVNGKLCPLPGYLPPTKNGVEPKRPSRPINITSLVKLTATIPNVIMVNWSSEYGRNYSVSVYLVKQLTSATLLQRLRAKGIRNPDHSRALIKEKLTADPDSEIATTSLRVSLTCPLGKTRLLVPCRALTCTHLQCFDAVLYLQMNEKKATWVCPVCDKKAPYDSLIIDGLFMEILNLCTHCDEILFKEDGSWNPMQPKRVKQEPLWSSYSDSEANTVSKESFSQGKYCSQLSSNTEVIDLTLDSSSDEEEPPVKRQCHVVTPTHQASANKQFLNLHQLPPVQQSPVSSTVSADYLSSLSIPEYHLSYHMPLLPSDFQGLDLFSFLQGDSQHSLSASGCA; the protein is encoded by the exons ATGGCGGATGGCGCAGAGCTGAAG cacatggtgatgaCCTTTAGAGTTTCGGAATTACAAGTGCTCCTGGGTTTCTCCGGCCGGAACAAGAGTGGCCGGAAGCACGAGCTCCTGACCAAAGTGCTGCACATGCTGAGAAACGGCTGCAGTGCAGCGGTGCAGATGAAAATCAAGGAGCTGTACAGGCGGCGCTTCCCCCGCAAGGGCCATTCCGTCATGGAGATACCCCTGCTCTCCGTCCAGACTCCCACGGGCCTACCTTCCTCCAGTGCAGCTCTGGGTCTAAGCAGCCCTCCGCAGCTTCACTACAGTGCCTCTGCCGCTTCGGCCCTCCTGTCGCCGCTGCTCTCTCCCCTGGGCATGCTCTCACCCAAGCACGAAATCGACCTGCAGCACCTCTCGCCGCCCGTGCACCCTGATGTCAAGATGAGGAGGCTACCTTTCTATGACGTCTACGATGAGTTGACCAAACCGACCACGTTGG CCTCGAACACTGGGCAGCGGTTTGAAGAGGCTGTCGTTACTTTTGCCTTAACTCCACAACAGGTTCAGCAGATCTGTTCATCCAG AGACCTGTTACTTGGGGCCAAAGGTGATCACACAGTTCAAGTACAGCTGAG GTTTTGTTTATGTGAGACCAGCTGCCCACAGGAAGATTATTTCCCTCCTAATTTGTTTGTGAAGGTCAACGGGAAGCTCTGTCCTTTACCG ggCTATCTCCCTCCCACTAAAAATGGAGTGGAACCAAAGCGACCCAGTCGGCCAATCAACATCACCTCTCTCGTTAAGCTTACGGCAACCATCCCCAACGTGATCATGGTGAACTGGTCCTCCGAGTATGGCAGG AATTACTCTGTGTCTGTGTATCTGGTCAAGCAGCTGACCTCAGCCacgctcttgcaaaggctgagaGCCAAGGGCATTCGGAACCCAGACCACTCGCGGGCACTGA TCAAAGAGAAGCTGACTGCCGATCCCGACAGCGAGATTGCCACAACGAGTCTACGCGTGTCACTTACCTGCCCT CTGGGAAAGACGAGGCTCCTCGTGCCCTGCCGTGCGCTGACTTGCACTCACCTGCAGTGTTTCGACGCTGTGCTCTACCTGCAGATGAACGAGAAGAAGGCCACCTGGGTTTGTCCTGTCTGTGACAAGAAAGCGCCTTACGACAGCCTCATTATTGACGG GCTCTTCATGGAAATCCTCAACTTATGCACACATTGTGACGAGATCCTGTTCAAGGAAGATGGCTCCTGGAATCCGATGCAGCCAAAGAGAGTTAAACAGGAACCCTTGTGGTCATCTTACAGTGACTCTGAGG CAAACACCGTGTCAAAGGAGTCTTTCTCCCAAGGGAAATACTGCTCCCAGCTTAGTTCCAACACCGAGGTGATTGATCTAACATTGGACAGCTCATCCGATGAAGAGGAACCTCCAGTGAAGAGACAGTGCCACGTCGTGACCCCCACGCACCAAGCCTCGGCCAACAAGCA ATTCTTGAATCTTCACCAGCTGCCTCCAGTGCAACAGAGTCCTGTCTCTTCCACCGTTTCTGCCGATTACCTGTCCTCGCTCTCCATCCCAGAATACCACCTGTCCTACCACATGCCTCTGCTGCCTTCGGACTTTCAAG GTTTGGATCTGTTTTCCTTCCTCCAAGGGGACAGCCAG cacaGCCTTAGTGCCAGTGGATGCGCCTGA
- the LOC138764533 gene encoding E3 SUMO-protein ligase PIAS3-like isoform X5, with protein sequence MADGAELKHMVMTFRVSELQVLLGFSGRNKSGRKHELLTKVLHMLRNGCSAAVQMKIKELYRRRFPRKGHSVMEIPLLSVQTPTGLPSSSAALGLSSPPQLHYSASAASALLSPLLSPLGMLSPKHEIDLQHLSPPVHPDVKMRRLPFYDVYDELTKPTTLASNTGQRFEEAVVTFALTPQQVQQICSSRDLLLGAKGDHTVQVQLRFCLCETSCPQEDYFPPNLFVKVNGKLCPLPGYLPPTKNGVEPKRPSRPINITSLVKLTATIPNVIMVNWSSEYGRNYSVSVYLVKQLTSATLLQRLRAKGIRNPDHSRALIKEKLTADPDSEIATTSLRVSLTCPLGKTRLLVPCRALTCTHLQCFDAVLYLQMNEKKATWVCPVCDKKAPYDSLIIDGLFMEILNLCTHCDEILFKEDGSWNPMQPKRVKQEPLWSSYSDSEANTVSKESFSQGKYCSQLSSNTEVIDLTLDSSSDEEEPPVKRQCHVVTPTHQASANKQFGSVFLPPRGQPAQP encoded by the exons ATGGCGGATGGCGCAGAGCTGAAG cacatggtgatgaCCTTTAGAGTTTCGGAATTACAAGTGCTCCTGGGTTTCTCCGGCCGGAACAAGAGTGGCCGGAAGCACGAGCTCCTGACCAAAGTGCTGCACATGCTGAGAAACGGCTGCAGTGCAGCGGTGCAGATGAAAATCAAGGAGCTGTACAGGCGGCGCTTCCCCCGCAAGGGCCATTCCGTCATGGAGATACCCCTGCTCTCCGTCCAGACTCCCACGGGCCTACCTTCCTCCAGTGCAGCTCTGGGTCTAAGCAGCCCTCCGCAGCTTCACTACAGTGCCTCTGCCGCTTCGGCCCTCCTGTCGCCGCTGCTCTCTCCCCTGGGCATGCTCTCACCCAAGCACGAAATCGACCTGCAGCACCTCTCGCCGCCCGTGCACCCTGATGTCAAGATGAGGAGGCTACCTTTCTATGACGTCTACGATGAGTTGACCAAACCGACCACGTTGG CCTCGAACACTGGGCAGCGGTTTGAAGAGGCTGTCGTTACTTTTGCCTTAACTCCACAACAGGTTCAGCAGATCTGTTCATCCAG AGACCTGTTACTTGGGGCCAAAGGTGATCACACAGTTCAAGTACAGCTGAG GTTTTGTTTATGTGAGACCAGCTGCCCACAGGAAGATTATTTCCCTCCTAATTTGTTTGTGAAGGTCAACGGGAAGCTCTGTCCTTTACCG ggCTATCTCCCTCCCACTAAAAATGGAGTGGAACCAAAGCGACCCAGTCGGCCAATCAACATCACCTCTCTCGTTAAGCTTACGGCAACCATCCCCAACGTGATCATGGTGAACTGGTCCTCCGAGTATGGCAGG AATTACTCTGTGTCTGTGTATCTGGTCAAGCAGCTGACCTCAGCCacgctcttgcaaaggctgagaGCCAAGGGCATTCGGAACCCAGACCACTCGCGGGCACTGA TCAAAGAGAAGCTGACTGCCGATCCCGACAGCGAGATTGCCACAACGAGTCTACGCGTGTCACTTACCTGCCCT CTGGGAAAGACGAGGCTCCTCGTGCCCTGCCGTGCGCTGACTTGCACTCACCTGCAGTGTTTCGACGCTGTGCTCTACCTGCAGATGAACGAGAAGAAGGCCACCTGGGTTTGTCCTGTCTGTGACAAGAAAGCGCCTTACGACAGCCTCATTATTGACGG GCTCTTCATGGAAATCCTCAACTTATGCACACATTGTGACGAGATCCTGTTCAAGGAAGATGGCTCCTGGAATCCGATGCAGCCAAAGAGAGTTAAACAGGAACCCTTGTGGTCATCTTACAGTGACTCTGAGG CAAACACCGTGTCAAAGGAGTCTTTCTCCCAAGGGAAATACTGCTCCCAGCTTAGTTCCAACACCGAGGTGATTGATCTAACATTGGACAGCTCATCCGATGAAGAGGAACCTCCAGTGAAGAGACAGTGCCACGTCGTGACCCCCACGCACCAAGCCTCGGCCAACAAGCA GTTTGGATCTGTTTTCCTTCCTCCAAGGGGACAGCCAG cacaGCCTTAG